GCACGCCCGACAGGCTGCCTGCGATATAGCCGTAGCCGCCGCTCAGCAGCGTGCCGCCGATGACGACCGCGGCGATCGCATCCAGCTCGATCCCCTGCCCGTGCAGGCCGTAGCCGGACAGCATATAGAAGGAGAACAGCAGGCCGCCCAGGGCCGCGCAGAATCCGCTCAGGGCATACACCGCCACGCGGGTGGCGCCGACATTCAGTCCCATCATCGCCGCCGACTGCTCGTTGCCGCCGACCGCATACACTGCCCTGCCGAAGGCCGTGAAATGGGCCAGCCAGACCGCCAGCAGCAGCACCACCAGCGCGATGATGGCGCCCGGCGACAGGAAGCCGCCCAGGAAGGGCACCTGGGTTTGCGAGAGCGCCACGAAGAAGGGCTGGTCGATGGTGATCGACTGGATGCTGATCAGGTAGCACAGCCCGCGCGCCAAGAACATGCCCGCCAGGGTGACGATGAAGGGCTGCAGCCGGAACAGGTGGATCACCAGGCCCTGCGCGGCCCCGAAACCGGCGCCCATCAACAGCACCGCGGCGATCGCCAGCGCCGGGTGCCAGTGCGCGCTCTGCAGCAGCCAGGCCGTCACCATGGTCGACAGGGCCAGCACCGAGCCCACCGACAGGTCGATGCCGCCCAGCAGGATCACGAAGCCCATGCCGATCGCCAGCACCAGCAGGAAGGCATTATCGATCAGCAGGTTGAAGATCACCTGCAGCGACAGGAAGCCCGGATAGGCCGCGCCGCCGATCCCCAGCATGGCCAGCAACAGGACCACCGTCACCATCGAGGTGAACCAGGGCGCCGACGAGATCCCGCGGGCGCCGCTTGCCATGCCATTCATGCCGGCCTCCTTTTGATGAGCTGCTTAAATTCCCCCGACTGCGAGATGCAGACGACGAACACGACGATGGATTTGACGACCATGTTCACCTCGGGCGGCACGCCCAGCGAGTAGATGGTGTAGGTGAGCGTCTGGATGATCAGCGCGCCGACCATGCTGCCCACCAGGCTGAATTTGCCGCCCGCGAGCGAGGTGCCGCCCAGCGTCACGGCCAGGATCGCATCCAGCTCCAGCAGCAGGCCGGCGTTGTTGGCGTCCGCGCTCTTGATGTTGGAGGTAATCAGCATTCCCGCCAGCCCGGCGCAGGCGCTGCAGAACACGTACACGAAGACGATCAGCGTGGCGGTGCGCAGGCCGGCCAGGCGCGCCGCCACCGGATTGATGCCGACCGCCTGGATGAACAGCCCGAGCGCAGTCTTCTTCATCAGGATCATCGTCAGCGCGAACACCGCCGCCACCACGTACAGCGAGAACGGCAGGCCCGCCAGGTAGCCGCTGCCCAGGAAGAAGAAGGGTTTGTAATAGACGGTGACGATCTGGCCGTCGGTCAGCAGCTGCGCCAGGCCGCGCCCGGCCACCATCAGGATCAGGGTCGCGACGATGGGCTGCAGCTTGACGCCCGCCACCAGCACGCCGTTCCACAGGCCGCACAGCAGCGCCACGCCCAGGCCCGCCGCCAGCGCCATGCCCATCGGCGCGTCGACGGTCGCGCCGCCGATCAGCATCGCCGCGACGGTGCCGGACAGCGCGACCACCGCGCCCACCGAGATGTCGATGCCGCGGGTGGCGATCACCAGCGTCATGCCGAGCGCCGCCAGCATCAGCGGCGCCGCGCGGTTCAGGATATCGACCAGGGCGCCGTACAGGTGACCATCCTTGAGTTCGAGACGGAAGAAGCCCGGCACCAGGATGCTGTCGACGAGCAGCAGCACCAGCAGCGCGGCGACGGGGCGCAGCAGCGGGTGCTGGAGCAGGACGGTCTTCATCGATACGGCGGGTTCTGCTGCCGGCTTGGCGAGCGTGGGATCGACACGTGCGTTCATGCTGCCTCCCCTGCGGCTTCTCCCGCCGTGTCTCCCGCGATCACGCGCAGCACCGAGGTCTCGTCGAGCTCACCGCGCCGGTATTCGCCGCAGGCCCTGCGGTCGCGCATGACGACCATCCGGTCGGACACGCGCAGCACTTCCGGCAGCTCGGACGAAATGAACAGAATCGACATGCCCTTGCGGCACAACTTGCTGACGTAATCCATGATCTCCTGCTTGGCGCGCACGTCGATGCCGCGCGTCGGTTCGTCGAGGATGAGCAGGCCCGGCTCGGTGGCCAGCCAGCGCGCCAGAAGCACCTTCTGCTGGTTGCCGCCCGAGAGCGAGCCGATGGGCGTCTCGATGCTGGCGGTCTTGATGCCCAGCCAGCTGACATAGTCGGTGGCCAGCTGCTGCTGGCGTTTGAGCGGAATCGCGCGCCACAGGCCGAGGCGCGCCTGCAGCGCGAGGATCAGGTTCTCGCGTACCGACAGCGGCAGGATCGCGCCCTCGTGCTTGCGGTCTTCCGAGCAGAAAGCGATGCCCTCGGCGATCGCGTCGCGCGGATTGGCGAAGCCGACCTGCCGGCCGTTCACCTCGATATTGCCGCCGTCCGCCTTGTCGGCGCCGAACAGCAGGCGCGCGGTTTCGGTGCGGCCCGAGCCGAGCAGGCCGGCAAGGCCCAGCAGCTCGCCGCGGTGAAGGTCCAGGTCGACCGGCGCCAGCACGCCCTTGCGCGCGATCCCGCGGGCGCGCAGGAAGACCTCGCCGATCTCGGCCGGCCCGTTTGCCTGCGCGCCGCCGTCCGCATTGTCGGCATCGGCATCGGCCGGCGCGCCGATCATCCTGTTCACCAGACTGAGGCGCGACAGCGCGGCACAGGGATATTCGCCTTCGCGCTCGCCATTGCGCATCACGGTGATGCGGTCCGAGATCGCATACGTCTGGTCGAGGAAGTGCGTGACGAACAGGATCGCCATCCCCTCCTCGCGCAGCCGGCGCAGGACGCCGAACAGGGTCTGCACCTCGGCCTCGTCCAGGCTGGAAGTCGGTTCGTCCAGGATCAGCACCTTCGACTTGCCGAGCAGCGCGCGCGCGATCGCGACCATCTGCTGGATCGCCAGCGGATACTCGCCCAGCGGCCTGGCGACGTCGACGTCGATCTGCAGTCGCTGCAGCAGATCGAGGGCCTGGCTGCGCATCGCGCGCCAGTCGACCATGCCGAAGCGGCGCGGATAGCGGCCGATGAAGATGTTCTCCGCCACCGACAGGTTCGGGCACAGGTTCACTTCCTGGTAGACGGTGCTGATGCCCAGGTTCTGCGCTTCCTGCGTGGAGCGCGGGCGGATTGCCCGGCCGTCCAGCAGGATGCTGCCGCCGTCGGGCTGGTAGACGCCGGTGAGGACCTTGATCAGCGTGGACTTGCCCGCGCCGTTCTGGCCCATCAGCGTGTGGACTTCGCCCGAAAAAAGGCGCAAGCCTGCGTCCGACAGCGCCTTCACCCCCGGGAACTGCTTGTGAATGCCCGTCACCTCGAGGACGGGCGTCCGCATTGTTGAACTGAGGTCGACCATGGCCGACTCAGTATTTGCGGGTCGGGAACACCTTGGCCGCGAGCTCGGCCGGGAACACGCCTTCCTCGACCGTGATGCGCTTGGCGACCGGCTTGCCGGCGGCGACCGCCTGCGCGGTCTGCATCAGGGTCGGGCCGAGCAGCGGATTGCACTCGACGGTCACGTTCAGCTTGCCCTGCTTCATGGCCTCGAACGCGCCGCGCACGCCGTCGATCGAGACGACGACGATGTCCTTGCCCGGCTTCAGGCCGGCCTCCTCGATCGCCTGGATCGCGCCGATGGCCATGTCGTCGTTGTGCGCGAACAGCACGTTGATGTTCTTGCCCTCGGACTTGAGGAAGGCTTCCATCACTTCCTTGCCCTTGGCGCGGGTGAAGTCGCCGGTCTGCGAGCGGATCACCTTCAGCTTCGGATTGCCGGCGATGGCCTCGGCGAAGCCGGTCTTTCGGTCGGTGGCCGGCGCCGAGCCGACGGTGCCCTGCAGCTCCACGATGTTGAGCGGCTTGTCGCCGTTCTTCTTCGCATACTCCAGCAGCCAGCGCCCGGCCCGGCGGCCCTCTTCCACGAAGTCGGAGCCGATGAAGCTGACGTACAGCGAGGGATCGCTGACCTTGACCGCGCGGTCGGTCAGGATCACGGGAATCTTCGCATTCTTCGCTTCGCGGAGCACGGTCTCCCAGCCGGTTTCGACCACCGGCGAGAACGCGATCACGTCGACGCGTTGGGCGATGAAGGAGCGGATCGCCTTGACCTGGTTCTGTTGCTGCTGCTGGGCGTCGGCGAATTTCAGGGTGACGCCGGCCTGTTTGGCGGCGTCCTTGATCGAGGCGGTGTTCGCGGTGCGCCATTCGCTTTCGGCGCCGACCTGGGAGAAGCCGATGGTCAGAGGCTTCGCGGCCTGGACGGGGATGATGACGGCGGCGCATGCGGCGGCTGCGACCGCGGCCAGGAGTGTCCTGCGGGTTGGGAGGGGCATCACTTGTCTCCGGTATTGTTTTGTGTGCCCATGGTATGACGGATGAGGGATGCTCATCCAATCAATTTTTTGGCGGTTGCGATACGCGTTTTGACATCAAAACTCCGAGACCGACGAGCAGGGAGTTAATTACCTGTTAGAAATTCGGTAAAATCGCTGTCCCCGATACCTCGACCGTGAATCGCAGGACCTCTAGCGCAAATGGCAACACAAACACACAAGGGCATGCTTCACCTGATTTGCTCCACCCTGACTTCCTACGGCGCCGGCCGCGGTCCACGGAAGGATGAGCCCATACTCATCAATGACCCTGATTGCAAACTGGCACTCAACTATCTTTTGAGGCATTACGGCATTTTCTTTTTACATCCTGAGCCCGAATATTGCTCGCCACGAGCCAAGGCCGAAAAAGATCCGTCCTTACGCACGCGCGAACACGTGATACCGATAGCGGAACTGATGAAGGTACTCATGCGTAGAGCCGCCGCTGGGCAGGACGTATCGCCTGCCTATCTCGTCAGGTTCCTGAGCAAGTACCTGATCACCTGTCGCATCCACAAAGAGGAAAACAAACGCTTGACCCAAGCCAAGTTTGCAGAGGCAATGCCGCCCGATGCCGTGCTGGCTAACGATGAATTCGAAGTCTGGGCGCGCTACGACCACGCCAAATGCCGGATAGAGCGCGATAAAGCCGACGCTTGGATACGCATTACCAAAAATGGCAAACAAAAGCAGATCGAGCGGCCAGACATGTCTCTGTAGCCGGCCGGACGATCGGCGCAACGAACAAAGGCGGCGACATGGCCGCCGAGCTGTCAGCGCAGCAGACGAAGGCCGTACAGGCCACCCGCCACTGAGCCGGCTTTCGCGACGAATTTAACGTCCAGCTTGGCACTACCGGTCTGTATCAAGGCTGGCGGCAGCGCATAGTCACGGGTGTAGAACTCCTGCGCCTCGTCGCGCGGCAGTTCAAGCTCCGCAATGCGCTCTCCGTTCACGACAATATCGAACTTGCGCCCACCATCCGCCCGCGCAAAGCTGAGCCTCAGGACCCTGGCCTCACGCTTCGGATCGTTCAGCTGGTAGCTGAACCACCGGGTCGCATGCCGCCAATGTCGCCCGGCGTTGACGCCAGCCTCCGCCCCCTCCCCCTTGAAGAAGTGATCCGACTCCGGCTGCTGCTCCCCCGGCGCCACCTGGTCGATGGTCCGCGCATCCAGCGCCAGCCGTTCGGTTTCCCTGGCGGCCGTCTCCGACCGCATGCGCGCGTAATCGCCCGGCGTCGACTGTGGAAAGTAGACCGCATAGCGCGCGTCGTGCAGGCGGAAGAAGGGAATGAACTCGGTCATCGGCCCCGCCCCGCCCTGCACCAGCCCCGGCGCCGTGAAGGTCAGCGGCTTGCCCTTCACCGGCCTGAAGCGCCGCATGAAGTCCTTGCGGTCCGAGACGAAGGTCGGCGCCGACTCCAGCGG
This window of the Massilia sp. WG5 genome carries:
- the yjfF gene encoding galactofuranose ABC transporter, permease protein YjfF — encoded protein: MNGMASGARGISSAPWFTSMVTVVLLLAMLGIGGAAYPGFLSLQVIFNLLIDNAFLLVLAIGMGFVILLGGIDLSVGSVLALSTMVTAWLLQSAHWHPALAIAAVLLMGAGFGAAQGLVIHLFRLQPFIVTLAGMFLARGLCYLISIQSITIDQPFFVALSQTQVPFLGGFLSPGAIIALVVLLLAVWLAHFTAFGRAVYAVGGNEQSAAMMGLNVGATRVAVYALSGFCAALGGLLFSFYMLSGYGLHGQGIELDAIAAVVIGGTLLSGGYGYIAGSLSGVLVLGAIQTLIAFDGTLSSWWTRIVIGALLFVFCVVQRVMGGRAK
- a CDS encoding ABC transporter permease → MKTVLLQHPLLRPVAALLVLLLVDSILVPGFFRLELKDGHLYGALVDILNRAAPLMLAALGMTLVIATRGIDISVGAVVALSGTVAAMLIGGATVDAPMGMALAAGLGVALLCGLWNGVLVAGVKLQPIVATLILMVAGRGLAQLLTDGQIVTVYYKPFFFLGSGYLAGLPFSLYVVAAVFALTMILMKKTALGLFIQAVGINPVAARLAGLRTATLIVFVYVFCSACAGLAGMLITSNIKSADANNAGLLLELDAILAVTLGGTSLAGGKFSLVGSMVGALIIQTLTYTIYSLGVPPEVNMVVKSIVVFVVCISQSGEFKQLIKRRPA
- a CDS encoding sugar ABC transporter ATP-binding protein is translated as MVDLSSTMRTPVLEVTGIHKQFPGVKALSDAGLRLFSGEVHTLMGQNGAGKSTLIKVLTGVYQPDGGSILLDGRAIRPRSTQEAQNLGISTVYQEVNLCPNLSVAENIFIGRYPRRFGMVDWRAMRSQALDLLQRLQIDVDVARPLGEYPLAIQQMVAIARALLGKSKVLILDEPTSSLDEAEVQTLFGVLRRLREEGMAILFVTHFLDQTYAISDRITVMRNGEREGEYPCAALSRLSLVNRMIGAPADADADNADGGAQANGPAEIGEVFLRARGIARKGVLAPVDLDLHRGELLGLAGLLGSGRTETARLLFGADKADGGNIEVNGRQVGFANPRDAIAEGIAFCSEDRKHEGAILPLSVRENLILALQARLGLWRAIPLKRQQQLATDYVSWLGIKTASIETPIGSLSGGNQQKVLLARWLATEPGLLILDEPTRGIDVRAKQEIMDYVSKLCRKGMSILFISSELPEVLRVSDRMVVMRDRRACGEYRRGELDETSVLRVIAGDTAGEAAGEAA
- a CDS encoding ABC transporter substrate-binding protein translates to MPLPTRRTLLAAVAAAACAAVIIPVQAAKPLTIGFSQVGAESEWRTANTASIKDAAKQAGVTLKFADAQQQQQNQVKAIRSFIAQRVDVIAFSPVVETGWETVLREAKNAKIPVILTDRAVKVSDPSLYVSFIGSDFVEEGRRAGRWLLEYAKKNGDKPLNIVELQGTVGSAPATDRKTGFAEAIAGNPKLKVIRSQTGDFTRAKGKEVMEAFLKSEGKNINVLFAHNDDMAIGAIQAIEEAGLKPGKDIVVVSIDGVRGAFEAMKQGKLNVTVECNPLLGPTLMQTAQAVAAGKPVAKRITVEEGVFPAELAAKVFPTRKY